The Mytilus galloprovincialis chromosome 4, xbMytGall1.hap1.1, whole genome shotgun sequence genome contains a region encoding:
- the LOC143071848 gene encoding junction-mediating and -regulatory protein-like: protein MYSYERAMMEDTCQMDSLEDWVPVKPGLFNTDAESFKRFIFMVSWNDVYRKVAITCRQHNRVASDIEDSQSRSGMFSFSELKAINEILCLIQPSLSSYLPPLPDEPHSLWAYLGYTGPDYDYEEICLQLEKYFVRALEICKEHLLMTTLFEEPDTREYFDNMSELKRQNLEDDVLKCEERLKNVIFLRTNASNMHDMKDVYESEDDAVMKLHECLAVLYNYQQQPFLDLRAISRYKVAEAKEQLENSDLGERFKRQYATIFSEWQTQLEQAMENIQQLYIKYYSTSCQIYQAMLSRMLEDKKSYGKTAFELIGSERLLRIQEELSTERLHLLNSEKKLLVLEKDKVFEEIASLDETPNVQKQLEKLETKAYEWHIKICQQQMKILDEEEKICQAKMEALKKNLKAKEDEIVFYDAVEDSSQISPDEDQEQISSFNSNSDLNTIRRKMTAINKKRATLRNKKTALERQRKSKKEKKIEEEEKFRQHHAVQTKINQKKEDTSRKADFIVEERMKAIDRIKMHKVKFPTPETIKPPRYQPPSQKKSPSSEKAEKTETPVKKQKPLTNTQKTIKIPVKSKTTNSDKPAPKPRYSLEKKRNGSSSSEKSASPPTSANSVQSQPTASVPPPPPPPGAPPPPPPPPPPPPPPPPPMVPSPLSSAGSVTKKSSKEGRQPETSSNGMPDLKTLLSKKSLLKPVEIQEKPQAVDPMDNILKMVRNGIKLRPVKHKEDTDSESADNSKFTTPSDSHLKLLHDRLNHINKFTRESSPESDSSDDGEFD from the exons ATGTATAGTTATGAACGTGCAATGATGGAAGACACTTGTCAAATGGACAGTTTAGAGGACTGGGTACCAGTTAAACCAGGTCTCTTTAATACTGATGCAGAATCTTTCAAACGTTTTATATTCATGGTCAGTTGGAATGATGTATATAGAAAAGTTGCCATCACATGTCGCCAACACAACCGAGTGGCGAGTGACATAGAGGACAGTCAGAGTAGAAGTGGCATGTTTTCGTTCAGTGAACTCAAGGCAATTAATGAGATATTGTGTCTGATTCAACCATCCCTCTCATCATATCTTCCTCCATTACCCGATGAACCTCATTCCTTATGGGCGTATCTAGGATACACAGGCCCTGATTATGACTATGAAGAAATTTGTCTCCAATTGGAGAAATACTTTGTCAGAGCATTAGAAATATGTAAAGAGCATCTGCTAATGACTACATTATTTGAAGAACCTGACACCAGGGAATATTTTGACAATATGAGTGAACTAAAAAGACAAAATCTTGAAGATGATGTCTTAAAATGTGAAGAAAGGTtgaaaaatgtgatatttttaagGACAAATGCCAGTAATATGCATGACATGAAAGATGTATATGAAAGTGAAGATGATGCTGTGATGAAGCTGCATGAGTGTCTAGCTGTGTTGTATAATTATCAGCAACAGCCATTTCTGGACCTGAGAGCCATATCTCGTTATAAAGTAGCAGAGGCAAAAGAACAGTTAGAGAATTCTGATCTTGGTGAAAGGTTTAAAAGACAATATGCTACTATATTTTCTGAATGGCAAACACAATTAGAACAGGCCATGGAAAATATTCAACAATTATACATAAAGTATTATAGTACAAGTTGCCAAATATATCAAG CCATGCTCAGTAGAATGTTAGAAGATAAGAAGTCGTATGGAAAAACTGCTTTTGAATTGATAGGATCTGAACGACTACTCAG GATACAAGAAGAATTGAGTACAGAGAGACTGCATTTACTGAATAGTGAAAAGAAGTTATTGGTTCTAGAAAAAGATAAGGTTTTTGAAGAG ATAGCAAGTTTAGATGAAACTCCTAATGTACAGAAACAGTTGGAAAAGTTAGAAACCAAGGCGTATGAATGGCATATCAAGATCTGCCAACAACAAATGAAAATTCTAGATGAAGAAGAGAAGATCTGTCAAGCAAAAATGGAGGCATTAAAGAAAAATCTGAAAG CCAAGGAAGATGAGATTGTATTTTATGATGCTGTTGAGGACAGTTCACAGATAAGCCCTGATGAAGACCAAGAACAAATATCATCTTTTAACAGTAATAGTGATTTAAATACCATTAGGAGAAAAATGACAGCTATCAATAAAAAGAGGGCTACTTTGAGGAATAAGAAG acTGCACTAGAAAGGCAAAGAAAAtcgaagaaagaaaagaaaattgaagaagaagaaaaatttcGACAACACCATGCAGTACAAACT AAAATTAATCAGAAAAAGGAAGACACGTCAAGGAAGGCTGATTTTATTGTAGAAGAGAGAATGAAAGCAATAGACAGAATAAAAATGCACAAAGTT aaattccCAACACCTGAAACCATTAAACCTCCAAGATATCAACCACCAAGTCAAAAGAAGTCTCCCTCCTCAGAAAAGGCTGAAAAAACAGAGACACCAGTTAAAAAACAGAAACCACTTACAAACACTCAAAAGACAATTAAAATACCTGTCAAATCCAAGACAACAAATAGTGATAAGCCTGCTCCAAAACCCAGGTATTCATTAGAGAAGAAGAGGAATGGATCATCATCCAGTGAAAAAAGTGCTTCTCCGCCGACATCAGCTAATTCAGTACAATCACAACCTACTGCTTCTGTACCACCTCCTCCTCCGCCTCCTGGTGcacctcctcctcctcctccccctccaccaccaccaccaccacctccTCCTCCAATGGTGCCATCACCTTTGTCATCTGCAGGATCAGTTACAAAGAAGAGTTCTAAGGAAGGGAGACAACCAGAAACATCATCTAATGGAATGCCTGACTTGAAAACACTGTTATCTAAAAAGTCACTTTTAAAGCCTGTTGAAATTCAGGAAAAGCCACAAG CTGTTGATCCAATGGATAACATATTAAAAATGGTGAGAAATGGTATAAAACTGAGACCAGTAAAACATAAAGAAGACACAGATTCTGAGTCAGCTGACAATTCAAAGTTTACTACTCCCAGTGATTCACATTTGAAACTTCTTCACGATAGACTCAATCATATCAACAAGTTCACAAGAGAAAGTTCACCAGAATCGGACAGCAGTGATGATGGAGAATTTGATTAA